The following coding sequences lie in one Zingiber officinale cultivar Zhangliang chromosome 2B, Zo_v1.1, whole genome shotgun sequence genomic window:
- the LOC122046925 gene encoding zinc finger BED domain-containing protein RICESLEEPER 2-like, with the protein MASQPIDLDQEEDSEEEEPEGAPAVSMTTRDLNVDEETSSQGKASGSGKRKRLLKSKWWQYFEILPKLEGEDLRCKCKACGITYKAESSMGTGNLRRHILNQCLKQKTSDIAQALLEQGDKSLAIRSQRFNQERFRELLILAIVKHDLPFQFVEYEAIRSIFTYLEPQVNYFTRNTARTDILKMHKNECNRIAQEMHSCPGKICFTSDLWTSIATDGYICLTAHFIDSNWVLQKRIINFSYMPPPHSGIALCDKINSLFNVWGIQRKVFTITLDNAAANDVFVGLLRDQLGLNCSLVSGGEFLHVRCCAHILNLIVQEGLKRIDSSVDKIRECVKYVKGSQVRKQKFIESVTQTSLDSKKSLRQDVPTRWNSTYLMLSSAMYYRRAFNHLRLADTNFTHCPSVDEWGQVEKIFKFLEVFYETTTLFSGVKYPTANLYFPRIFTVQLTISQALQSSDDFMRSMANRMFHKFDKYWKDYNILFAIAVIVDPRFKMQFVEFCYNKLYGHGSNELSLVRSKLVSLFEEYMHMGIASKVSTSSASSSSHSAIDDNASLALNLGSGCMDVLKEFDTFQSLEFIGRAQKSQLELYLEEPTIDRITKLDILGFWKAHQFRYPDLAQMARDILSVPISTVASESAFSTGGRILDQYRSAMKPDVVEALVCCRDWLAGGKETTEVGLNDLTENIMNLFTNEDTGSKPTATHD; encoded by the exons ATGGCTTCTCAACCTATTGATCTCGATCAAGAGGAGGATAGTGAGGAGGAGGAACCGGAGGGTGCACCAGCTGTATCTATGACTACGAGGGATTTAAATGTAGATGAAGAAACTTCTTCGCAAGGCAAGGCCTCCGGAAGTGGCAAACGGAAGAGACTCTTGAAATCAAAGTGGTGGCAATATTTTGAGATACTTCCTAAACTAGAGGGAGAAGATTTGCGTTGCAAATGTAAAGCTTGTGGGATTACATACAAAGCAGAAAGTAGCATGGGTACAGGTAATCTCCGACGTCATATCCTTAATCAATGTCTGAAACAGAAAACTAGTGATATTGCTCAAGCATTGTTAGAACAAGGTGATAAAAGTCTTGCCATTAGGTCACAAAGGTTTAACCAAGAAAGATTTAGAGAGTTGCTAATCTTAGCAATTGTGAAGCATGATTTACCTTTTCAGTTTGTGGAAtatgaggcaattagatctatttTTACGTATTTGGAACCTCAAGTAAATTATTTCACTAGAAACACCGCAAGGACTGATATTCTCAAGATGCATAAAAATGAATGCAATAGAATAGCTCAAGAAATGCATTCATGCCCTGGAAAAATTTGTTTCACTTCTGATTTGTGGACTTCTATTGCCACTGATGGTTATATATGCTTGACAGCACATTTCATTGATTCTAATTGGGTTTTACAAAAAAGGATAATTAACTTCTCTTACATGCCTCCACCTCACTCTGGTATTGCATTGtgtgataaaattaatagtttattCAATGTTTGGGGAATTCAGAGAAAGGTTTTCACAATTACATTAGACAATGCGGCTGCAAATGATGTGTTTGTTGGCCTTTTAAGGGATCAACTTGGTTTAAATTGTTCATTAGTGAGTGGTGGCGAGTTTTTGCATGTTCGTTGTTGTGCACACATTCTCAATTTAATTGTGCAAGAAGGTTTGAAAAGAATTGATAGTTCTGTTGATAAAATTCGTGAATGTGTAAAGTATGTGAAAGGCAGTCAAGTGAGAAAGCAAAAGTTTATAGAATCGGTTACCCAAACTTCACTTGATTCTAAGAAATCACTAAGGCAAGATGTTCCTACTAGATGGAATTCTACATATTTGATGCTTTCTAGTGCCATGTATTATCGGCGTGCTTTTAATCATTTGAGATTGGCTGATACTAATTTCACACATTGTCCATCGGTTGATGAGTGGGGACAAGTTGAAAAAATATTCAAATTCCTTGAGGTTTTCTATGAGACAACAACTTTGTTTTCTGGAGTGAAATATCCTACTGCCAACCTTTACTTTCCTCGCATCTTTACGGTTCAGTTGACAATAAGTCAAGCCTTGCAAAGCTCTGATGATTTCATGAGATCAATGGCCAATCGGATGTTTCATAAATTTGATAAGTACTGGAAGGATTATAACATTTTGTTTGCCATTGCCGTGATAGTTGATCCGAGGTTCAAGATGCAATTTGTTGAGTTTTGTTACAACAAGTTATATGGACATGGTAGTAATGAATTAAGTCTTGTAAGATCCAAATTGGTTTCTTTGTTTGAGGAATATATGCACATGGGAATTGCTTCCAAGGTAAGTACTAGCAGTGCATCTTCGAGCTCTCATAGTGCCATTGATGATAATGCTTCTCTTGCTCTAAATTTAGGCAGCGGATGCATGGATGTTTTGAAG GAATTTGACACTTTTCAAAGTTTAGAATTCATTGGCAGAGCTCAAAAGAGTCAATTAGAGCTATATTTGGAAGAACCAACAATTGATAGAATAACAAAATTGGATATTCTCGGGTTTTGGAAAGCTCACCAATTTAGGTATCCTGACCTTGCACAAATGGCTAGAGATATCTTGAGTGTTCCAATTTCTACAGTTGCTTCTGAATCGGCTTTTAGCACCGGTGGTAGGATACTTGACCAATATCGCAGTGCAATGAAGCCTGATGTTGTTGAGGCATTAGTTTGTTGTAGAGATTGGTTAGCTGGAGGGAAAG AAACTACTGAGGTGGGGTTGAATGATTTGACTGAAAATATTATGAATTTATTCACAAATGAGGATACTGGATCAAAACCTACTGCAACACATGATTGA
- the LOC122046926 gene encoding plasma membrane ATPase-like, translating into MWNPLSWVMEMAAIMAIALAIGSGKPPDWQDFVGIVVLLVINSTISFIEENNADNVAAVLQLLWLAWLKKRRCSESQSGKIVFVLPFFERVCFEGPLEFVRH; encoded by the exons ATGTGGAACCCCCTTTCATGGGTGATGGAAATGGCTGCCATCATGGCCATTGCCTTGGCCATCGGCAGTGGAAAACCCCCAGACTGGCAAGACTTTGTCGGTATTGTAGTGCTGCTCGTGATAAACTCCACCATCAGTTTCATTGAAGAAAACAATGCTGACAATGTTGCTGCTGTGCTGCAGCTCTTATGGCTGGCCTGGCTCAAAAAACGAAG GTGCTCAGAGAGTCAGAGTGGTAAGATTGTATTTGTTTTGCCCTTTTTTGAAAGAGTGTGTTTTGAAGGACCCTTAGAATTTGTGAGACATTGA